From Plectropomus leopardus isolate mb chromosome 4, YSFRI_Pleo_2.0, whole genome shotgun sequence, the proteins below share one genomic window:
- the pcm1 gene encoding pericentriolar material 1 protein isoform X6, whose translation MATGGTPFDDSAEELHNWTVTNGSLEDRLNNLDWGVQQKKANRSSEKNKKKLSAAVVESRLTNDISPESTPGAGRRRARTPHSFPHIKYTTQMSVPDQAELDKLRQRINFTDLDERSIGSDSQGRATAANNQRQLAGENKKPYNFLPLHVNTNKSKELLPPSSSAPATPAITKETKKQSPGHRDTLTPLVLSKETPRLSRGCIERVPLALREYGRGEPRIDSSQVVSKLVQIREYISKASSMRDDLVEKNDVPANVERLSHLIDHLKQQEKSYLRFLQKMLTREHDEDDVGTLDSAVGSGSLAESTSLNIEVRSSDASNATGGRPETVRADQKEELENLRKQHELLKKMLEQQEQLRALQGRQEALMAMQDSAEQALAVIEDTVVTETTGSVSGLSITSELNDELNDLIQRFHNQLHDSQTKAVPDNRRQAESLSLSREVCWSRTPQAVGPPQHRPLLHSASGPHTGLDTGATTASAKLTKLQELQDKKQTMDKILQELHSLRDQTLNNNSCRGLSTQCSLSMGGSSDCPSVLCSNGASASTPFHPSLTQHQDSSNSTDKLRKLKEVHKRLNELRELVQYYEQTSDMMVDAVNENVKEDDDDEEEEEEDETEDGSMFEAMFDSEQENRQPVTNIRNPQRGGNWTDLNSLTNRHSVRSSATNNRDGRLNTECEINNRSAANIRSLNIPSTIECQYNRDTPYNQVKDDDDEDEDGLDNDEGAQAVAPDSEASGSSRRSSLGNSGGFAQKVHRHTAKQKLRQLQELVAMVQSDDTDATTANEDEALHQQPNNTRAAAAGSLGAGSKQNPRELTLSSKAREKLYEEKLRQQKQELKQLHEERQKLIEIQGKIQDLQWACPDLQSSVSSTASQQGLLRKAPVAMSTPATVLTSSSSGPKSNSGVLKPTPPEAAAVTDNEQLWSEMRRHQILREELRQRRKHLESLMAEHQRRSGLSDSPRRIDDSEGLATPSQSVSRDERTMATWGSTPCHLDDDEEDEDEDEDEYHSEMGAEEEEEHEERAESSSDDDIHIYSSSRNQCAYSNRKNQGSNLKPPPAFSGEGSGNPSLHNKTKTKQQQQQPRSLNQSATSQHGGTRRQENLRWASELSFAEGSCQWQEQVSQLQRQLDFSTSMCQTLLQDQQTLSYMLQTLLTGQYSMLPNNMSSPQVHLVMHQLNQCYTQLAWQQNNVQRLKHVLNDLLRQQQQHQQASSSAAGWQTQKHSSYQESSSGPSASPGVFLPFSSTLHPSTNNMSTAALSPLPPSFNLYPLFPAPMGEFPQGATSQATPDHQKHQLDPNTSIKTEYMSFPPPLQRSPLNTTTDRGPPGWLKTSYTNNTVQHHQSKMEPPESPSSSPTFACRHPRAQEFDRESHESFSSMPDPVDPTTITKTFKAGRKASAQANLASRSKTPNSKSRRRRSKGHKNSEGHESDSVSSTADFVQERAALSHQKDQNKSLLDKLTQEKLDSKTKLGNKRNDLSSAYAWRTPFLSNRIACTEAPDASSDFSLFEALRETIYSEVATLISQNESRPHFLIELFHELQLLNTDYLRQRALYSLQDIVTRHLAEKSAAGDQLPPLGPVAWAAGSQSELTPSESLATSDAEVVEKNLRLTQDTMKKRDDVESVDNESTMSTSSNLEPFANDDLGGAAGDARCPQIDTQQLDRQIKAIMTEVIPFLKENLDEVCSLQLLTSVRRMVLTLTQQNDESKEFVRFFHRQLGGILQDSLSKFVGRTLKDCGEDLLVEISEILFNELAFFRLMQDLDNSSSIALAAKHKNKNRAEQPIRAKQSLKENTTAGGDKSVSPAYTDEDKDRDEAEQEGESTLQELYLQTEFKNSRSSEASEVEEEDEDEGHGQGIPLSISLSKAETQALTNYGSGEDENEEEEIEEFEAGPVDVQTSLQASADGHVEQDVTVTGTTQSDTQETKAEQSSENDGEINKSVGTVGPTSEDHNMAEGQSLEEEGKAGAAAASQGSSHEVSHDQDVPKESTTTSSPDTDSPVMINVDEMGSGNTSQKSDEEDFVKVDDLPLQLTVMCEEELQKRIVEEQQNNNLSVEILNGNTESLTGLVGNAQALKEPDTVGAQSV comes from the exons ATGGCAACCGGAGGCACTCCTTTCGATGACAGTGCAGAAGAGCTGCACAACTGGACTGTAACCAATGGCAGTCTGGAAGATAGACTCAACAACCTG GACTGGGGTGTTCAGCAGAAGAAAGCCAACCGATCATCagagaagaacaagaagaagCTGTCAGCTGCAGTGGTGGAGAGCCGCCTGACTAATGATATTTCACCAGAGTCCACCCCTGGGGCCGGTCGCAGGAGAGCACGCACTCCTCATTCCTTTCCCCACATCAAGTACACCACTCAGATGTCTGTCCCAGACCAAGCTGAGCTGGACAAGCTACGTCAGAGAATCAATTTCACAGACCTGGATGAG AGGAGCATCGGCAGTGACTCCCAGGGGCGTGCCACAGCTGCCAACAACCAGCGCCAGTTAGCTGGAGAGAACAAGAAGCCCTACAACTTCCTACCTCTGCATGTAAACACTAACAAAAGCAAGGAGctgctccctccctcttcctctgccCCAGCCACACCAGCTATCACCAAGGAAACTAAGAAGCAGAGCCCAGGACACAGGGACACATTAACCCCTTTGGTTCTCAGCAAGGAGACTCCAAGGCTCAGCCGTGGTTGCATCGAGAGAGTTCCTTTAGCGCTTAGAGAATATGGGAGAGGAGAGCCGAGAATAGACAGCAGCCag GTGGTGAGCAAACTGGTACAGATCCGCGAGTACATCAGTAAGGCCAGCTCCATGCGGGACGATCTGGTGGAGAAGAATGATGTGCCGGCCAACGTGGAGCGCCTCTCCCATCTCATCGACCACCTCAAGCAGCAGGAGAAGTCCTATTTACGGTTCCTGCAGAAAATGCTG ACACGAGAGCATGATGAGGATGATGTGGGGACCCTAGACTCTGCTGTTGGCTCAGGTTCACTAGCAGAGAGCACTTCTCTTAACATTGAGGTCCGCTCTTCAGATGCCTCAAATGCAACG GGTGGTAGGCCAGAAACAGTGCGAGCTGACCAGAAGGAAGAGTTGGAGAATTTGCGTAAGCAGCATGAGCTGCTGAAGAAGATgctggagcagcaggagcagctcaGGGCCCTGCAGGGTCGACAGGAAGCACTAATGGCCATGCAGGACAGTGCAGAGCAGGCACTTGCTGTGATTGAAGACACTG ttGTCACAGAAACCACAGGCAGTGTTTCTGGTCTGAGCATCACATCAGAACTGAATGATGAGTTAAATGATTTGATCCAGCGGTTCCACAATCAGCTACATGACTCTCAG ACTAAAGCAGTGCCAGACAACCGTCGCCAGGCGGAGAGCCTTTCCCTCTCTAGAGAGGTGTGCTGGTCTAGGACTCCCCAGGCTGTTGGTCCACCTCAACACCGGCCTCTCCTCCACTCTGCCTCTGGTCCCCACACTGGTCTAGACACAGGAGCAACAACTGCCAGTGCCAAACTAACTAAGCTCCAAGAACTCcaagacaaaaagcaaactATGGACAAGATCCTGCAGGAGCTGCATTCACTCAGAGACCAGACACTCAACAACAACTCAT GTCGTGGCTTGTCAACACAGTGCAGTCTTAGTATGGGAGGATCTTCAGATTGTCCATCTGTTCTCTGCTCGAATGGGGCGTCGGCTTCCACTCCCTTTCATCCTTCACTCACGCAACACCAGGACAGCTCCAATTCCACAGACAAGCTCAg GAAGCTAAAGGAGGTCCACAAGCGTTTGAATGAGCTGCGGGAACTGGTTCAGTACTACGAGCAGACCTCTGATATGATGGTGGATGCGGTCAATGAGAATGTGaaagaggatgatgatgatgaggaagaggaggaggaagacgagaCAGAGGACGGTTCTATGTTTGAGGCCATGTTTGACTCTGAGCAGGAGAACCGCCAGCCTGTAACTAACATCAG AAACCCGCAGCGCGGTGGGAACTGGACAGACCTGAACAGCCTGACCAACAGACACAGCGTCAGGAGCAGTGCCACAAACAACCGTGATGGCAGACTCAACACTGAGTGTGAGATCAACAACCGGTCAGCAGCCAACATCCGCAGTCTCAACATCCCCTCGACCATAG AGTGTCAGTACAATAGAGACACCCCCTATAATCAGGTgaaggatgatgatgatgaggatgaagatGGTCTCGATAATGATGAGGGGGCACAGGCTGTGGCTCCAGACAGTGAGGCATCGGGGTCCAGTCGAAGAAGCAGTCTGGGGAACAGTGGGGGTTTTGCCCAGAAGGTTCATCGGCACACAGCGAAGCAGAAACTCCGGCAGCTTCAGGAGCTGGTGGCCATGGTTCAG AGTGACGACACTGATGCCACAACAGCTAATGAGGATGAAGCTTTACACCAACAGCCAAATAAcaccagagctgctgctgctgggtcTTTGGGGGCCGGATCTAAACAGAATCCCAGAGAGCTCACTCTCTCCAGCAAGGCCAG GGAGAAGCTGTATGAGGAGAAGCTGCGTCAGCAAAAGCAGGAGCTGAAGCAGCTGCACGAAGAGCGCCAGAAGCTCATTGAAATCCAAGGCAAAATCCAGGACCTGCAGTGGGCTTGCCCTGACCTCCAg TCATCTGTGTCAAGCACAGCGAGTCAGCAGGGCTTGCTGAGGAAGGCTCCAGTTGCAATGTCCACTCCGGCCACTGTTCTGACATCCTCATCTTCTGGACCTAAAAGTAACTCTGGTGTGCTCAAACCCACTCCTCCTGAAGCAGCTGCAGTCACTGACAATGAG CAGCTATGGTCTGAGATGCGTCGCCACCAGATCTTGCGAGAAGAACTGCGACAGCGCAGAAAGCACTTAGAGTCCTTGATGGCGGAACACCAGAGGCGTAGTGGTCTCAGTGACTCTCCCAGACGGATTGATGACTCAGAGGGACTCGCTACACCCTCACAGTCTGTTAGTAGGGATGAAAG GACAATGGCAACCTGGGGATCCACTCCCTGCCAccttgatgatgatgaagaggatgaagatgaggacGAAGATGAATATCACTCAGAGATGggtgcagaggaggaagaggagcatgAAGAACGTGCAGAGAGCAGCTCTGATGATGATATCCACATCTACTCATCTAGCAGGAACCAATGCGCCTACAGTAACAGGAAGAACCAAGGAAG caaCCTGAAGCCTCCACCAGCCTTCTCAGGTGAAGGCAGTGGGAATCCATCCCTTCATAACAAGACTAAGaccaaacagcaacaacagcagcccAGAAGTTTGAACCAGTCTGCTACGAGCCAGCATGGAGGTACACGGCGACAAGAGAATCTCCGCTGGGCCTCTGAGCTTTCCTTCGCCGAGGGCTCATGCCAGTGGCAGGAACAGGTCAGCCAGCTGCAGAGACAGCTGGACTTCAGCACCAGCATGTGTCAGACACTCCTGCAGGACCAGCAG ACACTCTCTTATATGTTGCAAACCCTGCTGACAGGTCAGTACAGTATGTTACCGAACAACATGTCATCACCACAGGTCCACCTGGTCATGCACCAGCTCAACCAGTGTTACACCCAGTTGGCTTGGCAGCAAAACAATGTACAAAG ACTAAAGCACGTCCTAAATGACCTTCTTCGccagcaacagcagcatcagcaggcCTCCTCTTCAGCAGCAGGTTGGCAGACACAGAAGCACAGCTCATACCAGGAGTCCAGCTCTGGCCCCTCAGCCTCCCCCGGTGTCTTCCTCCCCTTCTCCTCTACCCTGCATCCCTCAACCAACAACATGTCAACTGCTGCATTATCCCCACTCCCTCCCA gctTTAACTTATATCCACTTTTCCCTGCTCCCATGGGCGAGTTCCCCCAGGGTGCAACAAGTCAGGCAACCCCTGACCACCAGAAGCATCAGTTAGACCCCAACACCTCTATCAAAACAGAGTATATGAGCTTCCCTCCTCCGCTGCAGCGTTCTCCTCTTAACACGACTACAGACAGAGG ACCACCTGGCTGGCTTAAGACCTCCTACACAAACAACACCGTCCAGCATCACCAATCTAAAATGGAGCCCCCTGagtctccctcctcctccccaacTTTCGCCTGTCGCCACCCCCGAGCCCAAGAATTTGACAGGGAATCCCATGAAAGCTTCAGTAGCATGCCTGATCCTGTTGATCCCACCACCATCACAAAGACTTTTAAGGCTGGGCGCAAGGCCTCTGCACAAGCCAACCTGGCCTCAAGAAGCAAGACGCCCAATTCTAAGAGCCGTCGCAGGAGGAGCAAAGGGCACAAGAACAGTGAAG GCCATGAGAGTGACAGTGTTAGCAGCACTGCAGACTTTGTCCAGGAGAGGGCAGCCTTATCGCATCAGAAGGATCAGAACAAGAGTCTGTTGGACAAGCTGACTCAAGAGAAACTTGACAGCAAAACTAAGCTCGGAAACAAACGAAATGACCTCTCCTCTG CCTATGCTTGGAGAACACCCTTCCTCTCTAACAGAATTGCATGCACAGAAGCACCAG ATGCAAGCAGTGACTTCTCACTGTTCGAGGCACTGAGGGAGACCATCTACTCTGAGGTGGCTACTTTGATATCCCAAAATGAGTCCCGTCCACATTTTCTCATCGAACTCTTCcatgagctgcagctgctcaACACAGACTACTTGCGGCAGAGGGCGCTGTATTCCCTACAG GATATAGTGACCAGACACCTGGCAGAGAAGAGTGCAGCCGGGGACCAGCTGCCCCCTCTTGGTCCTGTGGCGTGGGCTGCAGGCTCTCAGTCTGAGCTCACACCCAGTGAGAGTCTGGCAACCAGTGATGCA gAGGTGGTGGAGAAAAACCTGAGGCTCACACAAGACACCATGAAGAAGAGAGATGACGTCGAATCTGTGGACAATGAAAGCACCATGTCAACCTCCTCGAACCTGGAGCCGTTTGCAAACGATGACCTGG gaggagcagctggtGATGCACGCTGCCCTCAGATTGACACCCAGCAGTTGGATCGTCAGATCAAAGCCATCATGACAGAAGTCATTCCTTTCCTTAAG gAAAACCTGGATGAGGTGTGTTCCCTCCAGCTGTTAACATCTGTCCGGCGCATGGTCCTCACTCTAACCCAACAGAATGATGAAAGCAAGGAGTTTGTCCGCTTTTTCCACAGACAGCTGGGAGGCATACTGCAG GATTCTCTCAGTAAATTTGTGGGCCGTACTCTGAAGGACTGCGGGGAGGACCTACTGGTGGAGATTTCTGAGATCCTCTTCAATGAACTCGCCTTCTTTAGGCTCATGCAGGATTTGgataacagcagcagcatcgcCTTGGCAGCCAAacacaagaataaaaatagGGCTGAGCAACCCATAAGAGCAAAGCAGAGTTTAAAG GAAAACACTACAGCTGGTGGTGATAAATCAGTTTCTCCAGCCTACACAGATGAAGACAAG GACCGAGATGAGGCTGAGCAGGAAGGCGAGTCTACGCTCCAGGAGCTCTACCTACAGACAGAGTTTAAGAACAGCAGGAGCAGTGAAGCttcagaggtggaggaggaagatgaggatgaAGGGCATGGACAGGGAATCCCTTTGTCAATCA GTCTTTCCAAAGCAGAGACTCAGGCCCTGACAAACTATGGCAGCGGAGAGGATGAGAACGAGGAGGAAGAAATCGAGGAGTTTGAAGCCGGACCTGTTGATGTCCAAACGTCTTTGCAGGCTTCTGCTGATGGACACGTGGAGCAGGATGTCACTGTTACA GGGACGACACAGAGCGACACCCAGGAGACTAAAGCTGAACAGAGTTCAGAGAATGATGGTG aAATCAACAAGTCGGTTGGGACTGTGGGTCCCACATCAGAGGACCATAACATGGCAGAGGGCCAGAGTCTTGAGGAGGAGGGTaaagctggagctgctgctgcctcacaAGGAAGCTCCCATGAAGTCTCCCATGATCAGGATGTCCCCAAGGAGTCGACTACGACGAGCAGCCCTGACACAGACTCACCCGTCATGATCAATGTAGAT GAGATGGGCTCAGGTAACACCAGTCAGAAATCTGATGAGGAAGACTTCGTGAAGGTGGATGATTTGCCATTGCAGCTTACAGTCATGTGTGAG GAGGAACTACAGAAGAGAATAGTGGAGGAGCAGCAAAATAACAACCTGTCTGTAGAGATTCTCAATGGGAACACTGAATCGCTGACTGGGCTGGTGGGAAACGCGCAGGCACTGAAGGAACCAG aCACTGTTGGTGCCCAGAGTGTGTAA